One Luteibacter aegosomaticola genomic window carries:
- a CDS encoding tetratricopeptide repeat protein, giving the protein MSGWSLGVAVAMLAGCAGHGTLPPPKPTIDVARDTQEARQAYAKGDMEHAAGLYEAIVDAEPDNADAWFHLGNARFRLQKPDEAVVAYGRAIQVRPGYAQAQYNLGVVRLKQAQAAMIASAEAGKPGDALRRDSARIAQRLSRVADDVGTRSKGDGGAPPFIVEPDDHP; this is encoded by the coding sequence ATGTCCGGTTGGTCCCTGGGTGTGGCGGTGGCGATGCTCGCCGGCTGCGCCGGCCACGGCACCCTCCCACCGCCCAAACCCACGATCGATGTGGCCCGCGACACCCAGGAGGCGCGGCAAGCCTACGCGAAGGGGGACATGGAGCACGCCGCCGGGTTGTACGAGGCCATTGTCGATGCCGAGCCCGACAACGCCGATGCGTGGTTCCACCTCGGCAATGCGCGCTTCCGCCTGCAGAAGCCGGACGAAGCCGTGGTGGCGTATGGCCGCGCGATCCAGGTGCGGCCCGGCTATGCGCAAGCGCAGTACAACCTGGGCGTCGTCAGGCTCAAGCAGGCGCAGGCTGCCATGATCGCCAGCGCTGAGGCCGGCAAGCCCGGTGATGCCTTGCGTCGTGACAGCGCGCGCATCGCCCAGCGCCTCTCGCGCGTGGCCGATGACGTCGGTACGCGCAGCAAGGGCGATGGTGGCGCGCCGCCTTTCATCGTCGAGCCGGATGACCACCCATGA
- a CDS encoding patatin-like phospholipase family protein produces the protein MADNELPLARPRETPACRPATFELGLALAGAVSGGAYAAGVLDFLYEALDHWYDARAKGLPVPRHDVLLRVISGASAGSINGVLSGIALPYHFPHVHAGPPPAQVTGNPFYDAWVKRIDVRELLGSADLADPAQPIASLLDSTCLDTIAKDMLGFTGAPATRPYVANPLKCVFTVTNLRGVPYMVQFKGNPEIPGHGMMAHADWLRFAVDSGQGDRDGEWMFPDERVVAGPSHAGGPAWQAFMEGALASSAFPAGLRFREVARPWTDYDQRVVIVPGKDGMATPVPLPPAWAEGDGEQGDYRFVAVDGGAMDNEPFELARTELAGTLGRNPREGGKVNRIVIMLDPFPEAEAPGPAEAATTNLIESMASLFGAWKQQARFKPEEVALALDTTVYSRFMIAPSRPGVDNGPRWIGGRALAAGALGGFSGFLAEAYRHHDFLLGRRNCQRFLAERLLVPAANPIFAGWIDDPALKDYVREIDGELFAPVIPLVGGCQALHEPVPAWPRGTFAVESLMPQVESRMQRLYKAATATFGGRFATWLAWRFYLRRKLLDLVSSRLRNALKDFDLL, from the coding sequence ATGGCTGATAACGAGTTGCCCCTGGCGCGGCCAAGGGAGACCCCTGCGTGCCGTCCTGCCACTTTCGAACTGGGCCTGGCCCTGGCCGGTGCCGTATCGGGCGGCGCGTATGCCGCTGGCGTGCTCGATTTCCTCTACGAAGCGCTGGACCACTGGTACGACGCCAGGGCGAAAGGCCTGCCCGTGCCGCGACACGATGTGTTGCTTCGGGTCATCTCCGGCGCCTCGGCGGGCAGTATCAACGGCGTGCTGTCCGGCATCGCCTTGCCGTACCACTTTCCCCATGTGCACGCGGGCCCACCACCGGCGCAGGTCACGGGTAACCCGTTCTACGACGCGTGGGTGAAGCGCATCGATGTGCGCGAATTGCTGGGCAGCGCCGACCTGGCCGACCCGGCGCAACCGATCGCTTCGCTGCTCGATTCCACCTGCCTGGATACGATCGCGAAGGACATGCTTGGGTTCACGGGGGCACCGGCGACTCGCCCCTATGTGGCCAACCCGCTGAAGTGCGTGTTCACCGTCACCAACCTGCGTGGCGTGCCCTACATGGTGCAGTTCAAGGGCAACCCGGAGATTCCGGGCCACGGCATGATGGCGCACGCCGACTGGCTGCGCTTCGCGGTGGATTCGGGGCAGGGTGATCGCGACGGCGAGTGGATGTTTCCCGATGAGCGCGTCGTCGCCGGCCCCAGCCATGCCGGCGGTCCGGCCTGGCAGGCCTTCATGGAAGGCGCGCTCGCCTCGTCGGCGTTTCCCGCTGGCCTGCGTTTTCGCGAGGTAGCCCGGCCATGGACGGACTACGACCAGCGCGTCGTGATCGTGCCCGGCAAGGACGGCATGGCGACGCCGGTGCCGCTGCCGCCGGCCTGGGCGGAGGGCGACGGCGAGCAGGGCGATTACCGCTTCGTGGCCGTGGATGGCGGGGCCATGGACAACGAGCCGTTTGAACTGGCGCGCACGGAGCTGGCAGGCACGTTGGGCCGGAACCCGCGCGAAGGCGGCAAGGTGAATCGCATCGTGATCATGCTGGATCCGTTCCCCGAAGCGGAGGCGCCAGGGCCTGCCGAGGCGGCCACGACCAACCTGATCGAATCGATGGCCTCGCTGTTTGGTGCATGGAAGCAGCAGGCGCGCTTCAAGCCCGAAGAAGTCGCCCTGGCGCTGGATACCACGGTGTACAGCCGCTTCATGATCGCGCCCAGTCGTCCCGGGGTGGATAACGGGCCGCGCTGGATTGGTGGTCGTGCCCTCGCGGCCGGTGCGCTGGGCGGCTTTTCCGGCTTCCTCGCCGAGGCCTACCGCCACCATGACTTCCTGCTGGGGCGGCGCAACTGCCAGCGCTTTCTCGCGGAGCGCCTGCTGGTGCCCGCGGCCAACCCGATCTTTGCGGGGTGGATCGATGATCCGGCCCTGAAAGACTACGTGCGCGAGATCGATGGCGAGCTTTTCGCCCCGGTGATCCCGCTCGTCGGTGGGTGCCAGGCGTTGCACGAGCCTGTGCCGGCGTGGCCTCGCGGCACGTTCGCGGTGGAATCGCTCATGCCGCAGGTGGAGAGCCGGATGCAGCGACTCTACAAGGCGGCTACCGCGACGTTCGGCGGCCGCTTTGCCACGTGGCTGGCGTGGCGTTTCTACCTGCGCCGCAAACTTCTCGACCTCGTCTCAAGCCGTTTGCGCAATGCCCTGAAGGACTTCGACCTTTTGTGA
- a CDS encoding DUF1304 domain-containing protein, producing MSLLATVLTAIVLLIHVYIVVLEMVLWRSRGPKVFGITPAFAQESAALASNQGLYNGFLVVALLLGLLMAEPYATAFLFYGLGCVVVAGLWGGFTASRRILYVQALPAALAFVAQWMAR from the coding sequence ATGAGCCTGCTTGCTACCGTACTGACCGCCATCGTCTTGCTGATCCATGTCTATATCGTGGTGCTCGAGATGGTGTTGTGGCGCTCGCGCGGGCCGAAGGTGTTTGGCATCACACCGGCCTTCGCGCAGGAAAGCGCGGCGCTCGCCTCGAACCAGGGCCTGTACAACGGCTTTCTGGTCGTGGCCTTGCTGCTTGGCCTGCTGATGGCCGAGCCGTATGCCACGGCCTTCCTCTTCTATGGGTTGGGTTGCGTGGTGGTGGCCGGGCTCTGGGGTGGTTTCACCGCTAGCCGCCGGATCCTCTATGTGCAGGCCTTGCCCGCTGCGCTTGCCTTCGTCGCGCAATGGATGGCACGGTAA